The following proteins are encoded in a genomic region of Glycine max cultivar Williams 82 chromosome 18, Glycine_max_v4.0, whole genome shotgun sequence:
- the LOC100526969 gene encoding RbcX domain-containing protein, which yields MVGALSVVGSSVMDSHTGPCLCVDALPTTSVNLKSGGDVLCKNLMGRKHNLVKHGGGTMKLSSSFVDPGREWRLFVSKSCKRQRKDRRVTIVNELGGQYEDTFEDVKAQMLNYFTYKAVRTVLHQLYEMNPPKYTWFYNFVASNKPADGKRFIRSLGKEQQELAERVMVTRLHLYGKWVKKCNHAEIYQEISDENLELMRERLMETVIWPSDDTNTEKIG from the exons ATGGTGGGTGCTCTATCTGTTGTGGGTTCATCAGTGATGGACTCTCACACTGGCCCTTGTTTGTGTGTTGATGCTCTCCCAACAACTAGTGTTAATCTCAAGAGTGGTGGAGATGTTTTGTGCAAGAATTTGATGGGAAGGAAGCATAATTTGGTGAAGCATGGTGGTGGGACCATGAAGTTGAGCAGTTCATTTGTTGATCCTGGAAGAGAGTGGAGGCTCTTTGTTAGCAAAAGTTGCAAGAGGCAGCGCAAGGATAGGAGAGTGACCATTGTTAATGAACTTGGAGGACAATATGAGGACACTTTTGAAGATGTTAAAGCG CAAATGCTCAACTATTTCACATACAAGGCTGTGAGGACTGTTCTTCATCAGTTGTATGAGATGAATCCACCTAAATACACGTGGTTCTATAA TTTTGTTGCTTCAAACAAACCAGCAGATGGGAAACGTTTTATTCGATCCCTTGGGAAG GAGCAACAAGAGCTTGCTGAAAGAGTGATGGTAACTCGGCTTCACCTTTATGGAAAATGGGTCAAG AAATGTAATCATGCTGAGATATATCAAGAAATCTCTGATGAAAACTTGGAGTTAATGAGGGAACGGCTCATGGAGACAGTAATATGGCCCTCAGATGACACAAACACAGAAAAGATTGGCTGA
- the LOC100799329 gene encoding ruvB-like 2, producing the protein MAELKLSESRDLTRIERVGAHSHIRGLGLDSSLEPRAVSDGMVGQTAARKAAGVILQMIKDGKIAGRAVLLAGQPGTGKTAIAMGMAKSLGLETPFAMIAASEIFSLEMSKTEALTQAFRKAIGVRIKEEAEVIEGEVVEVQIDRPAVSGAAAKTGKLTLKTTEMETVYDLGAKMIEALGKEKVSSGDVIAIDKASGKITKLGRSFSRSRDFDAMGPQVKFVQCPDGELQKRKEVVHCVTLHEIDVINSRTQGFLALFTGDTGEIRAEVREQIDTKVAEWREEGKAEIVPGVLFIDEVHMLDIECFSFLNRALENDMAPILVVATNRGITTIRGTNYKSPHGIPIDLLDRLLIISTQPYTEDEIRKILDIRCQEEDVDMSEGAKCLLTKIGVETSLRYAIHLITAAALACQKQKGKTVELDDINRVYNLFLDVKRSTQYLMEYQSQYMFNETGEADEDEANAMVS; encoded by the exons ATGGCGGAGCTGAAACTCTCTGAGAGCCGCGACCTGACCCGCATTGAGCGCGTGGGCGCGCACTCCCATATTCGCGGCCTTGGCCTTGACTCCTCCCTGGAGCCACGCGCCGTCTCGGACGGCATGGTCGGCCAAACTGCCGCCCGCAAGGCCGCCGGCGTGATCCTCCAGATGATTAAAGATGGCAAGATCGCCGGCCGCGCGGTCCTCCTCGCCGGCCAGCCCGGCACCGGCAAGACCGCCATCGCCATGGGCATGGCCAAGTCCCTCGGCCTCGAAACCCCCTTTGCCATGATCGCTGCCAGCGAAATCTTCTCATTGGAAATGTCCAAAACCGAAGCCCTCACCCAGGCCTTCCGCAAGGCCATCGGCGTCCGCATCAAGGAAGAAGCCGAAGTCATTGAAGGGGAAGTGGTCGAGGTCCAGATCGACCGCCCTGCGGTGTCTGGCGCCGCTGCGAAGACCGGGAAGCTGACGCTCAAGACGACCGAGATGGAAACGGTTTACGACCTCGGCGCTAAGATGATCGAGGCGTTGGGGAAGGAGAAGGTGAGCAGCGGCGATGTTATTGCGATTGATAAGGCGTCCGGGAAGATTACGAAGCTTGGACGGTCGTTTTCGCGGTCGAGGGACTTCGACGCTATGGGGCCGCAGGTGAAGTTCGTGCAGTGTCCCGATGGAGAGTTACAGAAGAGGAAGGAGGTTGTGCATTGTGTTACTCTTCACGAGATTGATGTTATTAATAGCAG AACACAGGGATTTCTGGCTCTTTTCACTGGAGATACGGGTGAAATTCGTGCTGAAGTCAGAGAGCAAATTGACACCAAAGTGGCAGAGTggagagaagaaggaaaggcAGAGATCGTGCCTGGTGTCCTTTTCATTGATGAGGTGCACATGCTTGACATAGAGTGCTTTTCATTCCTCAATCGGGCGCTGGAGAATGATATGGCTCCCATATTAGTTGTTGCTACCAACAGAGGCATCACGACTATTAGAGGCACAAATTACAAATCCCCACATGGGATCCCCATTGATCTTCTGGATCGACTACTCATCATCTCTACTCAGCCTTACACGGAGGATGAGATTCGCAAGATTCTGGATATCAGATGCCAAGAGGAAGACGTAGACATGAGTGAAGGTGCAAAGTGTTTGTTAACCAAAATAGGTGTAGAAACATCTTTGAGATATGCTATTCATCTAATCACAGCAGCTGCATTGGCATGccaaaagcaaaaggggaagaccGTGGAGTTGGATGATATAAATCGGGTTTATAATCTGTTTTTGGATGTCAAAAGATCAACACAGTACCTAATGGAGTATCAAAGTCAGTACATGTTCAATGAAACAGGagaagctgatgaagatgaagcCAATGCCATGGTCTCTTAG
- the LOC100799170 gene encoding armadillo repeat-containing protein 8, with protein sequence MPTPSASSDPILDRLASSDCAVKFKAIREVKNHIIGNRTKKHSYIKLGAVPVVAAALADSDPNLIVQSAAALGSFACGVDDGVRAVLDAGAFPRLIGLLSAHDEKVVDAAARSLRMIYQSMLAPKYDFFQEENMQFLLSLLKSENENLTGLGAGIVIHSCKTIGEQNILCHAGVLEKLTSLLEGSLSQRDASLESLAAIIRDNPVSVSEFVELHSGRALHSVTELTKDRYPRTRLLACLCLISVKNSSTCYLQDVGIKTKLVYILLELLDDSGQVGDEASFAFSRLIAEKEDLQKLAFEANAINKFNCLLQKRPVHPKRLEGVFLALADLCSKLECCRSSFLSLQVLNLVVDALTHEDASVRTAACICLRSVSRSIKNLSAGRFMNERVVFPLVQLLSDLSTSVQVAALGAISNIVVDFMPHKSTFIQCGGIKELVQLTKSMDSSLRLNAVWALRNMVFLADKICKEGIFVELTASSMASLICDPEPSVQEQALALVRNFVDGCVYSVEHAFAEDGIILDAVGRQLQKSSKIEIGIQGMYVLNNIASGNEFHKEAVMQLLFPQDENGSHSFFEQFLQSHDSRLRTAAVWVIVNLTFPASPGAFGRIVNLRSFGIVSRIKKMSNDSCMDVKLRARLALGQILTFGDSQMQ encoded by the exons ATGCCTACACCGTCCGCATCCTCCGATCCAATCCTTGACCGCCTCGCCTCGTCCGATTGCGCGGTGAAATTCAAAGCCATCCGCGAGGTGAAGAACCACATCATCGGAAACCGAACGAAGAAGCACTCCTACATCAAGCTTGGGGCCGTCCCCGTCGTCGCCGCCGCACTCGCCGACTCCGACCCCAACCTCATTGTCCAATCCGCCGCCGCGCTCGGCAGCTTCGCCTGTGGCGTCGACGACGGCGTCCGCGCCGTCCTCGACGCCGGAGCTTTTCCTCGTTTGATCGGGCTCCTCTCCGCTCATGACGAGAAG GTTGTGGATGCTGCTGCTCgttctttacgaatgatttatcaATCAATGCTAGCTCCAAAGTATGACTTTTTTCAAGAGGAAAACATgcaatttcttctttcattattgAAAAGTGAGAATGAAAATCTTACTGGGCTAGGTGCTGGCATTGTTATTCATTCTTGCAAGACAATTGGCGAACAAAACATATTATGCCATGCTGGTGTTTTAGAGAAACTTACTAGCCTTCTTGAAGGTTCTCTAAGTCAGCGAGATGCTAGTCTAGAGTCCTTAGCTGCAATTATTAGAGACAACCCAGTGTCTGTCTCTGAATTTGTGGAACTTCATAGTGGAAGAGCTTTACATTCTGTAACAGAATTAACTAAAGACAGATATCCTCGAACAAGGTTACTAGCCTGCTTGTGCTTGATTTCTGTGAAGAATTCTTCGACATGCTACCTCCAAGACGTAGGAATCAAAACCAAATTGGTATACATTTTGCTTGAGCTCCTCGATGATTCTGGTCAAGTTGGAGATGAAgcttcttttgctttctcaaGATTAATTGCAGAGAAGGAAGATTTGCAGAAGTTAGCATTTGAGGCAAATGCTATTAATAAGTTCAACTGTCTCTTGCAAAAGCGTCCTGTACATCCTAAACGACTTGAAGGGGTATTTCTGGCCTTGGCTGATCTTTGCTCAAAATTGGAGTGCTGCAGGTCTAGTTTTCTTTCATTGCAG GTCTTAAACCTGGTAGTTGATGCCTTAACTCATGAGGATGCCAGTGTACGCACTGCAGCTTGCATTTGCTTAAGAAGTGTCTCTCGCTCAATCAAG AATTTGAGTGCAGGTCGTTTTATGAATGAAAGGGTTGTTTTTCCTCTGGTTCAGCTTCTCTCTGATCTTTCTACTTCTGTCCAG GTTGCAGCCCTTGGTGCCATCAGCAATATAGTGGTTGACTTTATGCCACATAAATCAACATTCATACAATGTGGGGGCATTAAAGAGCTTGTGCAATTGACGAAGTCGATGGATTCATCTTTAAGGCTTAATGCTGTATGGGCCTTGAGGAACATGGTATTCCTGGCAGATAAGATATGCAAGGAAGGAATTTTCGTGGAGTTAACAGCATCTTCAATGGCTAGCCTTATCTGTG ATCCTGAGCCTTCTGTTCAAGAACAAGCTCTGGCCCTTGTTCGCAATTTTGTTGATGGATGTGTGTACTCAGTTGAACATGCTTTTGCTGAAGATGGTATCATACTAGATGCTGTTGGAAGACAATTacaaaaatcttcaaaaattgaaattgggaTACAG GGGATGTATGTTCTCAACAATATTGCTAGTGGCAATGAGTTTCATAAGGAAGCAGTAATGCAGCTACTATTCCCTCAAGATGAGAATGGGTCTCACTCTTTCTTTGAGCAGTTTTTGCAGAGTCATGACAGTCGCTTACGCACAGCTGCAGTTTGGGTCATAGTAAACCTCACTTTTCCAGCTAGTCCTGGTGCATTTGGTCGGATTGTAAATCTGCGTAGTTTTGGCATTGTTTCTCGAATAAAGAAGATGTCCAATGATTCTTGCATGGATGTGAAG CTTCGTGCAAGACTTGCACTTGGGCAGATTCTTACTTTTGGTGATAGTCAAATGCAATAA